From Verrucomicrobia bacterium S94, the proteins below share one genomic window:
- the fbaA gene encoding class II fructose-bisphosphate aldolase has translation MSAKVLDAVKPGVLFGDDVAKVFEIAKANKFALPAVNVVGSDSINAVLEAAAAVNSPVIIQFSNGGAAFTAGKGLKLEGQDAQILGAISGANHVHAMAEAYGVPVILHTDHAAKKLLPWIDGLLEAGEKKFAEEGRPLFSSHMLDLSEESLEENIEISAKYLERMSKIGMTLEIELGCTGGEEDGVDNSDMDESKLYTQPEDVAYAYEKLSAISPNFTVAASFGNVHGVYKPGNVKLTPTILRDSQAYVAEKFGTDSAQPLNFVFHGGSGSSPAEIEESISYGVIKMNIDTDTQWATWEGVLNFYKENEAYLQGQLGNPEGADKPNKKFYDPRVWLRKGQEGMVERVKKAFADLNAIGVN, from the coding sequence ATGTCAGCTAAGGTTCTTGATGCTGTAAAACCGGGTGTTCTCTTTGGAGACGACGTCGCTAAAGTTTTCGAAATTGCAAAGGCAAATAAATTTGCACTTCCGGCTGTAAACGTTGTGGGTTCCGACTCCATCAACGCTGTACTGGAAGCTGCTGCTGCAGTGAACTCTCCGGTCATCATTCAGTTTTCCAACGGCGGTGCTGCTTTCACAGCCGGTAAAGGACTGAAACTCGAAGGTCAGGACGCTCAGATTCTCGGCGCCATCTCCGGTGCGAATCACGTTCATGCCATGGCCGAAGCCTACGGCGTTCCGGTCATTCTGCACACGGACCATGCCGCAAAGAAACTGCTGCCCTGGATCGACGGTCTGCTGGAAGCCGGTGAAAAGAAATTTGCAGAAGAAGGTCGTCCGCTCTTCTCTTCCCACATGCTCGACCTTTCCGAAGAATCGCTTGAGGAAAACATTGAAATCTCCGCTAAATATCTCGAACGCATGTCTAAAATCGGCATGACGCTGGAAATCGAACTCGGTTGTACCGGTGGCGAAGAAGATGGTGTTGACAACTCCGATATGGATGAGTCCAAGCTCTACACGCAGCCGGAAGATGTGGCCTATGCCTACGAAAAACTGTCTGCTATCAGCCCGAACTTCACGGTTGCAGCGTCCTTCGGTAATGTGCACGGCGTTTACAAACCGGGTAACGTTAAACTGACTCCGACCATTCTGCGCGATTCCCAGGCATATGTTGCTGAGAAATTCGGCACCGATTCCGCGCAGCCGCTGAACTTTGTATTCCACGGCGGTTCCGGTTCCTCTCCGGCGGAAATCGAAGAGTCCATCAGCTACGGCGTTATTAAAATGAACATCGACACCGATACGCAGTGGGCCACCTGGGAAGGTGTACTGAACTTCTATAAGGAAAACGAAGCCTATCTGCAGGGTCAGCTCGGTAACCCGGAAGGGGCCGACAAGCCGAACAAGAAATTCTACGACCCGCGTGTCTGGCTGCGTAAAGGCCAGGAAGGTATGGTTGAACGTGTGAAAAAGGCGTTCGCCGATCTAAACGCGATTGGCGTAAACTAA
- a CDS encoding tetratricopeptide repeat protein, translated as MSGNDTGEPSLAALGNHILDYMFTAVVWRQHFMDDMWSVSIDSFTREALPALTGHLYLPLLEANVAKSQEANEEYARLLNQTPISDLPAGAHLFFTHFIDTKAQYGPSTGAEIKKNYLRQLDETHADLQRRLALTDNRMHKAEIAERLLQISPYSPYGGRAWLENSSDWEKKIPEYSADDRPEINQAIAEQYRQAGQVEAAVPYYEKALLKLDDITVHEQLAQCLLKTGQTDRWLEIMEHTLTFPDYGLKHTAIRCKIVKQLMKTGKTEQAVPYAEAASRSGAQWALAVAAECAYAAGNHVHCEELLNREYARYKNTTTPLQHYTKCLKYNISTNAAWFQPIAEQAMAELEQTEHKKRADTIASAYYHWADKDYDQAIACYQKAYRWPANIQYGMLLALVQRDKGDLDSYKKTLTTVIKKYSSAQKRSATGDQMLDLALRMQQFDENGGDTDQLYADFVALETQSSLYEAIHCFLAGKYMELIGEEEKAVKLYYRGIAPYQEKSWTSTYPYRELMRRGLDPFERYVPGFQL; from the coding sequence TTGAGCGGAAACGATACCGGAGAACCTTCTCTGGCGGCACTCGGTAATCACATTCTTGATTATATGTTTACCGCTGTGGTCTGGCGTCAGCATTTCATGGACGACATGTGGTCGGTATCGATCGACAGCTTTACCCGGGAGGCACTCCCCGCTCTGACCGGTCATCTTTATCTGCCCCTGCTCGAAGCCAATGTTGCAAAAAGCCAGGAGGCCAATGAGGAATATGCCCGGCTACTCAACCAAACTCCAATTTCTGATCTGCCTGCAGGAGCTCACCTCTTCTTTACCCACTTTATCGACACCAAAGCACAATACGGTCCATCCACAGGAGCCGAAATTAAAAAGAACTACCTCCGGCAGCTCGACGAAACCCACGCCGATTTACAGCGCAGACTGGCACTGACAGATAACCGCATGCATAAAGCTGAAATCGCCGAACGCCTGCTCCAGATCAGTCCTTATTCGCCTTACGGAGGACGCGCATGGCTGGAAAACAGTAGCGACTGGGAAAAAAAGATTCCGGAGTATTCAGCAGACGACCGTCCGGAAATCAATCAGGCCATTGCCGAACAATATCGCCAAGCCGGTCAGGTGGAAGCGGCTGTTCCATACTACGAAAAGGCCCTGCTGAAACTGGATGATATTACTGTCCATGAGCAGCTCGCCCAATGCCTGCTGAAAACCGGCCAAACCGACCGATGGCTGGAAATCATGGAGCACACACTGACCTTTCCCGATTACGGATTGAAGCACACCGCAATCCGTTGCAAAATCGTCAAACAGCTGATGAAAACCGGTAAAACAGAACAGGCTGTCCCCTATGCCGAAGCCGCAAGCCGCAGCGGAGCGCAGTGGGCGTTGGCCGTCGCTGCAGAATGTGCCTACGCCGCAGGTAACCACGTACACTGCGAAGAACTCCTGAACCGGGAATATGCGCGTTACAAAAATACAACGACCCCGCTCCAGCATTACACAAAATGTCTGAAGTACAACATCTCGACAAACGCCGCGTGGTTTCAGCCCATTGCTGAACAGGCAATGGCCGAACTGGAACAGACGGAACATAAAAAGAGGGCCGACACGATTGCCAGCGCCTATTACCATTGGGCCGATAAAGATTACGATCAGGCCATTGCTTGTTATCAGAAAGCCTACCGCTGGCCGGCGAACATTCAATACGGCATGCTGCTCGCCCTGGTTCAGCGGGATAAGGGGGATCTGGACTCCTATAAAAAAACACTGACGACGGTGATTAAAAAATATTCCTCCGCACAGAAACGGAGTGCTACCGGAGATCAGATGCTGGATCTCGCCCTGCGCATGCAGCAGTTTGATGAAAACGGCGGGGATACCGATCAGCTTTATGCGGACTTTGTTGCGCTCGAAACCCAAAGCAGTCTCTATGAAGCCATCCACTGCTTTCTGGCAGGAAAATACATGGAACTGATTGGCGAAGAGGAGAAGGCGGTTAAACTGTACTATCGAGGCATTGCTCCGTATCAGGAAAAAAGCTGGACCAGCACCTATCCCTATCGGGAACTGATGCGACGCGGCCTGGATCCGTTCGAACGATACGTTCCCGGTTTCCAGTTGTAA
- a CDS encoding thioredoxin family protein, with protein sequence MNGCAISLSHSTYALFHVWIGILNPPEGSMKKWLMLVTAVTLSSGVFAAEGWLTDFEKAKAQAKEENKHILIDFSGSDWCGWCIKLDKEVFQKDEFKAYAKDNLVLMMADFPSDKSKISAETMKQNEKLAKEFGVRGFPTVFVLAPDGSTVGKTGYQAGGAEAYVEHLKSIIAEKK encoded by the coding sequence ATGAACGGTTGCGCAATTAGTCTGTCTCACAGTACGTATGCATTATTTCATGTATGGATAGGAATCTTAAATCCCCCGGAGGGCAGTATGAAGAAATGGTTGATGTTGGTGACGGCTGTCACCTTGAGTTCTGGCGTATTTGCAGCGGAAGGCTGGCTGACTGACTTTGAAAAAGCTAAAGCGCAGGCTAAAGAAGAAAATAAGCATATCCTGATTGATTTCAGTGGTTCCGATTGGTGCGGCTGGTGCATTAAGCTGGATAAGGAAGTGTTCCAGAAGGATGAATTTAAAGCCTATGCCAAAGACAATCTGGTGCTCATGATGGCCGACTTTCCGAGCGATAAGTCAAAAATCAGCGCGGAAACCATGAAGCAGAATGAAAAGCTGGCAAAAGAGTTCGGTGTGCGTGGATTTCCCACGGTATTCGTTCTGGCTCCTGACGGAAGTACGGTTGGAAAAACCGGCTATCAGGCCGGGGGGGCGGAAGCATATGTGGAGCATCTGAAAAGCATTATTGCTGAAAAGAAATAG
- a CDS encoding IclR family transcriptional regulator, with product MNKYHIPNLGKACHVMQLIADTPGGLMLKDIVQSLDIPRTTALRISRTLMDSGFLDETDEGRLTLGPTLVQIGVKALDNLDIKGFARPVLRKLAQDTGESCHLAVLNGDRSMLVEVVDSPHPVRIAARPGTLVELHCSATGKVFLAFQIPEPTKFIRTLELTKHTEQTCTTTAAVMAAIEETRSKGYALDEQEYVPGVRCIAAPVNNAFGKTIAAVGITASTSTFTKARIRSMSQKIKSAAAEVSANMGFGK from the coding sequence ATGAATAAATATCATATCCCCAATCTCGGAAAAGCCTGCCACGTCATGCAACTGATTGCCGACACCCCCGGCGGCCTTATGCTGAAAGACATCGTCCAATCCCTGGACATCCCGCGCACCACGGCACTGCGCATCAGTCGAACGCTGATGGACTCCGGTTTCCTTGATGAAACCGATGAAGGCCGCCTGACCCTTGGCCCCACTCTGGTCCAGATTGGTGTAAAGGCACTGGATAATCTCGATATCAAAGGCTTTGCCCGCCCTGTTCTTCGTAAACTGGCGCAGGATACCGGCGAATCATGCCACCTGGCCGTGCTGAACGGCGACCGCTCCATGCTCGTGGAAGTGGTCGACAGCCCGCATCCCGTCCGAATCGCCGCACGCCCCGGCACACTGGTTGAACTGCACTGCTCGGCCACCGGAAAAGTTTTCCTCGCATTCCAGATTCCGGAACCGACCAAATTCATCCGGACGCTGGAACTGACGAAACATACCGAACAAACCTGCACAACGACCGCCGCCGTGATGGCCGCCATTGAAGAAACCCGCTCCAAAGGCTATGCATTGGACGAGCAGGAATATGTTCCCGGCGTGCGCTGCATCGCCGCACCGGTAAACAACGCCTTCGGCAAAACCATTGCCGCTGTAGGTATCACCGCCTCCACCAGCACCTTTACCAAAGCCCGAATCCGAAGCATGTCGCAGAAAATCAAATCCGCAGCGGCAGAAGTTTCAGCCAATATGGGGTTCGGGAAATAA
- a CDS encoding AraC family transcriptional regulator: protein MQSQPDYLKLDYLYGGEILYQPGEHLENRVLTDFEVVYILSGQATYIANGQAHPAPPGSLIFGLPGTEETYEWDPVEITRHAFFHFGASHLPSDWPPPQNWPRIHHTPPDLSVSLFRHIMKHIYEHRNWPAEPPGHRDCMLVESLINTCFESGKAEWESFQPDRPEPVRRALKWMRQQIDENPLAQFTLAEIARSANCSSKHLCRLFSRSVGYPPVYTGTLMRMQLALVLLTRSNLSVKEIALRCGFENPLYFSRRFTRIFGRAPSAVRKDVEQGTPPPPDPLPVDITPRIHW, encoded by the coding sequence ATGCAATCCCAACCGGACTACTTAAAACTGGACTACCTTTATGGCGGAGAGATTCTCTATCAGCCGGGAGAACATCTGGAAAACCGTGTGCTGACCGATTTTGAAGTCGTATACATTCTCTCCGGCCAGGCGACATATATCGCCAATGGTCAGGCCCACCCGGCTCCCCCGGGTTCGCTTATTTTCGGACTGCCCGGAACGGAAGAAACCTATGAATGGGATCCCGTTGAAATCACCCGCCACGCCTTTTTTCATTTCGGGGCCTCACACCTGCCCTCCGACTGGCCTCCGCCGCAAAACTGGCCGCGCATTCACCACACCCCGCCCGACCTGAGCGTCAGTCTTTTCCGGCACATTATGAAACATATCTATGAGCATCGGAACTGGCCGGCCGAACCCCCGGGACATCGCGACTGTATGCTGGTCGAATCGCTCATCAATACCTGCTTTGAATCGGGAAAAGCGGAATGGGAAAGCTTTCAACCCGACCGGCCTGAACCTGTTCGGCGCGCACTCAAATGGATGCGTCAACAAATTGATGAAAACCCATTGGCCCAATTTACCCTTGCCGAAATCGCACGCTCAGCAAACTGCTCATCCAAACATCTGTGCCGACTCTTCAGCCGCTCCGTCGGCTATCCCCCGGTATATACAGGAACCCTGATGCGTATGCAGTTGGCTCTGGTGCTCCTGACCCGTTCCAACCTCTCCGTAAAAGAAATTGCTCTGCGCTGCGGCTTCGAAAACCCGCTCTATTTTTCACGCCGCTTCACCCGGATTTTCGGCCGCGCTCCATCTGCCGTCCGGAAAGATGTGGAACAGGGCACTCCGCCACCGCCGGATCCCCTTCCGGTGGATATCACGCCCCGCATCCACTGGTAG
- a CDS encoding methyltransferase — protein MTGKERLKATIRHVEPDRVCVDFGSNAVTGMHVRTVELLRGFYGLEKKPVKVCEPYQMLGEIEDDLRERLGIDTEPLVGHGTIFGFRNEDWKLWTAPWGQDVLVPADFQVTCDAHGDTLIFPQGDRSAPPSGRMPATGYFFDCIVRQPEMDEENLSPEDNLEEFSVLDEEALNWYQSEAIRLEGSSRGIVASTPGSALGDIALVPGPFLKYPKGIRDISEWYISTVSRQDYIHEVFRQQTDIAIENMRLLKEVTGDLIDVVFTCGTDFGTQTSQFCSADTYEELWAPYYRRMNDWIHENTSWKTFKHCCGAVYPLIAHFVDSGFDILNPVQCSAADMDPQRLKDEFGDRIVFWGGGVDTQKTLPFGTPEEVYREVRERIDIFAPGGGFVFDAIHNVQANTPIENVVAMFKALEDARSLVYL, from the coding sequence ATGACAGGAAAAGAGCGGCTTAAGGCGACAATACGACATGTTGAGCCGGATCGGGTTTGTGTCGATTTCGGAAGTAATGCTGTAACAGGCATGCATGTGCGCACGGTGGAGCTGCTGCGTGGGTTCTACGGTTTGGAAAAGAAGCCGGTGAAAGTGTGTGAGCCGTATCAGATGCTCGGCGAAATTGAAGATGATCTCCGTGAACGGCTGGGAATTGATACGGAGCCGCTGGTTGGGCATGGGACCATTTTCGGTTTTCGTAATGAGGATTGGAAGCTGTGGACGGCTCCATGGGGCCAGGACGTGCTGGTGCCGGCGGATTTTCAGGTTACATGTGATGCCCATGGGGATACGCTGATATTTCCGCAGGGAGACCGTTCTGCGCCGCCCAGTGGCCGGATGCCGGCGACGGGCTATTTTTTTGACTGCATTGTACGTCAGCCGGAAATGGATGAGGAGAACCTGAGTCCTGAAGACAATCTGGAAGAATTCAGTGTCTTAGATGAAGAGGCGTTAAACTGGTATCAGTCGGAAGCCATTCGGCTGGAGGGGAGTTCCAGAGGGATCGTGGCCTCAACGCCGGGTTCGGCGCTGGGCGATATCGCGCTCGTACCCGGTCCGTTTCTCAAATATCCCAAGGGAATCCGTGATATTTCTGAATGGTATATATCAACAGTGAGCCGTCAGGATTATATTCATGAGGTATTTCGTCAGCAGACGGATATCGCCATTGAAAATATGCGCCTGTTGAAAGAAGTGACGGGGGATCTGATCGATGTGGTCTTTACCTGTGGTACCGACTTCGGAACACAGACATCGCAGTTCTGTTCCGCCGATACCTATGAAGAGCTCTGGGCTCCCTATTACCGGCGGATGAATGACTGGATTCATGAAAACACGAGCTGGAAAACCTTCAAACACTGCTGCGGCGCGGTTTATCCGCTTATCGCGCATTTTGTTGATTCCGGATTTGATATTCTGAATCCGGTTCAGTGTTCTGCGGCGGATATGGATCCGCAACGGCTGAAGGATGAATTCGGGGACCGTATTGTTTTCTGGGGCGGGGGTGTGGATACGCAGAAAACGCTTCCGTTCGGAACGCCGGAAGAGGTGTATCGGGAAGTCCGGGAACGGATTGATATTTTTGCGCCGGGCGGCGGGTTTGTTTTTGATGCTATCCATAACGTACAGGCGAATACCCCGATCGAAAATGTAGTGGCGATGTTCAAGGCATTGGAGGATGCGCGTTCTCTTGTTTACTTATGA
- a CDS encoding fatty acid desaturase, translated as MKSVQEMTSRFNYDLCGPNSEAAVRKRLAEAVWYQTPVARDAMRKLLERRNGPGMRDCFIWFGLMAGCAWLTVFLWGSWPAFFPYMLYAVLYGSTSDSRWHESSHGTVFKTDWLNNVLYEVSSFMVMRESTVWRWSHTRHHSDTIVVGRDPEIAVPRPVQLFRFILNFTGLPAVYAYVRKILKHSTGNLFDDERTYIPEYEHGRIIWKARAVLLIYAGCLGCSWYYQTVFPLLFIGLPNLAGAWLMPVYGLTQHTGLAENVLDHRKNCRTVQMNRVNRFLYWNMNYHIEHHMFPQVPYYNLPKLHELVRHDMPSPIPGFGMPGGKSFRRLSGRAGIPNTMLSGRFLSRRLITRNP; from the coding sequence ATGAAATCAGTTCAGGAAATGACATCACGGTTTAACTATGATCTTTGCGGACCTAATAGTGAGGCCGCTGTCAGAAAGCGGCTGGCTGAAGCGGTCTGGTATCAGACCCCGGTGGCGCGTGATGCGATGCGTAAATTGCTCGAGCGTCGGAATGGTCCGGGGATGCGCGATTGCTTCATCTGGTTTGGGCTGATGGCCGGCTGCGCCTGGCTGACGGTTTTCCTTTGGGGCAGCTGGCCGGCGTTTTTTCCGTATATGCTCTATGCGGTTCTTTACGGTTCCACCTCAGACTCACGCTGGCATGAATCGAGCCATGGGACTGTTTTTAAAACCGACTGGTTGAATAATGTGCTTTATGAGGTTTCCTCGTTCATGGTTATGCGTGAATCCACCGTCTGGCGCTGGAGTCATACGAGGCATCATTCGGATACGATTGTGGTTGGCCGGGATCCGGAAATTGCAGTTCCCCGTCCGGTTCAGTTATTCAGGTTTATCCTTAACTTTACCGGGCTGCCCGCTGTATATGCTTATGTTCGTAAAATTCTGAAGCACAGTACCGGAAATCTTTTTGATGATGAGCGGACGTATATCCCCGAATATGAGCATGGCCGTATCATTTGGAAAGCACGGGCCGTGCTGCTGATCTATGCGGGATGCCTGGGTTGCAGTTGGTATTATCAGACTGTTTTTCCGCTGCTCTTTATCGGGCTTCCGAATCTGGCGGGGGCGTGGCTGATGCCCGTTTACGGTTTAACTCAGCATACCGGGCTGGCGGAAAATGTGCTGGATCACCGGAAGAACTGCCGTACGGTACAAATGAATCGCGTTAACCGGTTTCTGTACTGGAACATGAACTATCATATTGAACATCACATGTTTCCGCAGGTGCCGTATTACAACCTTCCGAAGCTGCACGAGCTGGTTCGTCACGACATGCCGTCCCCTATACCGGGCTTTGGGATGCCTGGCGGGAAATCATTCCGGCGGTTATCCGGCAGAGCAGGGATCCCGAATACTATGTTGAGCGGGAGGTTCCTGAGCCGGCGGCTGATAACACGGAATCCATGA
- a CDS encoding non-heme iron oxygenase ferredoxin subunit — protein MIRIDSNETPDEEGWVKVGHADLLLPEDVLRFDHDEKTYAVYRTAEGLFYASQGICSHGQTHLASGKVIGCQIECPKHNGRFDVRDGSVQRKPPKNSLQIFPVKLDQGDIHIKVTG, from the coding sequence ATGATACGCATAGATTCGAATGAAACACCCGATGAGGAAGGGTGGGTAAAGGTTGGCCATGCGGACCTGCTGTTGCCGGAAGACGTGCTGCGTTTCGATCATGATGAAAAAACCTATGCGGTATACCGGACGGCTGAGGGTCTGTTTTATGCCAGTCAGGGTATCTGTTCCCATGGTCAGACTCACCTGGCATCCGGTAAGGTGATCGGGTGTCAGATCGAGTGCCCAAAACATAATGGACGGTTTGATGTACGCGATGGATCGGTTCAGCGTAAACCGCCGAAAAACAGTCTGCAAATCTTTCCGGTGAAGTTGGATCAGGGAGACATACATATCAAGGTGACGGGATAA
- a CDS encoding carbohydrate-binding protein, giving the protein MMNQTVKKRSLLIMAVCAVSAGSAVEYHVAKDGRNTNSGTLNEPFLTIQHAAEQAMPGDIITVHEGIYREEINPPRGGTSEETRIVYRAAKGEDVVIKGSEVAKGWTHVKGDVWKLVIANPEAFFGTFNPFRTQIYGDWYKHLGRLNHVGQVYLNGHWLTEAASLEDVMKPTGETALWFTNDNRYPKDRYGPSIDLLGFTLNGDSAAFIKAVDTSERKGAVNGHHKGKEQIRAARAGQWLKYENINFGKGSSRITFQALTETVGGRIEVRLDGPQGKLLGTGTIDCTGSSWSGWREFSADIKETGGIHTLCLVFKDKPEPEPNAEEVIIWAQFKDVNPNEELVEINARETVFYPRKTGINYITVSGFTLEQASPNWAPPTAEQVGLIGTHWSKGWIIENNTIRYSSCTGITLGKYGDEMDNRAMSAEGYVGTIKRAHTNGWAKGNIGSHIVRNNSVSYCEQAGIVGSMGAAFSRIIGNEVFQIHQRGLFSGAEMAGIKFHAAIDTLIADNHVYACNRGMWLDWMTQGTRVSQNLFHGNMSEDLWLEVNHGPCVIDNNFFLSRTSINDWSQGSAFIHNFFGGKLKLEPQRRVTPYHKAHSTEIAGMDHGYGGDNRFFNNIFSGPNALDAYKDSKLPIISDSNLMQEFDYDIKIKRDREQVFLEITWPSLAKLPGTSVVTTGKLGNTAISKLPYRNFNGLDLIVNNDYWGNSRKTKSPTVGPVQKIRTGRTELKVWPKK; this is encoded by the coding sequence ATGATGAATCAAACTGTAAAAAAAAGAAGTCTGCTGATCATGGCGGTTTGTGCCGTATCGGCAGGAAGTGCTGTTGAATACCATGTTGCTAAAGATGGCAGAAATACCAATAGCGGAACATTAAACGAGCCCTTTCTGACGATACAGCATGCGGCAGAACAGGCAATGCCGGGCGATATCATTACGGTTCATGAGGGGATTTACCGGGAGGAGATTAATCCTCCGCGGGGCGGAACATCAGAGGAAACCCGTATCGTCTACCGTGCCGCGAAAGGCGAAGACGTTGTGATTAAAGGTTCGGAAGTCGCCAAAGGCTGGACGCATGTGAAGGGCGATGTATGGAAACTGGTTATTGCGAATCCCGAGGCGTTTTTCGGTACTTTCAATCCGTTTCGCACCCAGATTTACGGAGACTGGTATAAACATCTGGGCCGACTGAATCATGTGGGTCAGGTTTATCTCAACGGGCACTGGCTCACTGAAGCAGCGAGCCTTGAGGACGTCATGAAGCCGACGGGTGAGACGGCTCTTTGGTTTACCAATGACAACCGGTATCCCAAAGACCGTTACGGTCCGTCTATCGATCTGCTCGGTTTTACTTTAAATGGTGACAGCGCAGCTTTCATAAAAGCGGTTGATACTTCTGAACGGAAGGGGGCCGTAAATGGACATCATAAAGGCAAAGAACAGATCAGAGCCGCCCGTGCCGGCCAGTGGCTTAAATATGAAAACATCAACTTTGGAAAAGGTTCTTCCCGGATTACATTTCAGGCGCTCACTGAAACCGTAGGCGGTAGAATTGAAGTTCGTCTTGATGGACCGCAGGGTAAGCTTCTCGGAACCGGAACCATTGACTGTACAGGCAGCAGCTGGTCGGGCTGGCGGGAGTTTTCCGCTGATATCAAAGAAACCGGCGGAATTCACACCCTCTGCCTGGTTTTCAAAGACAAGCCCGAACCGGAACCCAATGCGGAGGAAGTGATCATCTGGGCGCAGTTTAAGGACGTGAACCCCAACGAAGAGCTTGTGGAAATCAACGCCCGCGAAACGGTCTTCTATCCCCGGAAAACAGGCATTAATTATATCACCGTTTCCGGATTTACACTGGAGCAGGCCAGCCCCAACTGGGCTCCGCCCACTGCGGAGCAGGTTGGACTGATCGGCACGCACTGGAGCAAAGGGTGGATTATTGAAAACAACACGATCCGCTATTCCTCCTGCACCGGCATTACGCTGGGAAAATATGGTGATGAAATGGATAACCGGGCGATGTCGGCGGAAGGCTATGTGGGCACCATAAAACGAGCCCACACCAACGGCTGGGCAAAAGGAAATATAGGCAGTCACATCGTGCGCAACAACAGCGTCTCCTATTGTGAACAGGCCGGGATCGTCGGAAGCATGGGCGCCGCCTTCAGCCGGATTATCGGCAATGAAGTCTTCCAGATTCACCAACGAGGACTTTTCAGCGGAGCCGAGATGGCCGGCATTAAATTTCATGCGGCGATCGATACGCTCATTGCGGATAATCATGTCTATGCATGCAACCGGGGTATGTGGCTCGACTGGATGACGCAGGGCACCCGCGTCAGTCAGAATCTGTTCCACGGAAATATGAGCGAAGATCTCTGGCTTGAAGTCAACCATGGGCCCTGTGTGATTGACAACAACTTCTTCCTCTCCCGCACCTCGATTAATGACTGGTCGCAGGGCAGTGCATTTATTCACAACTTTTTTGGCGGAAAGCTGAAACTGGAACCGCAAAGACGTGTAACTCCCTATCATAAAGCACACTCTACAGAGATTGCGGGTATGGATCATGGTTACGGAGGCGACAACCGTTTCTTCAACAATATTTTTTCCGGGCCCAACGCACTGGATGCATATAAGGACAGTAAACTTCCGATTATTTCGGACAGTAATCTGATGCAGGAGTTCGATTACGACATAAAAATAAAAAGAGACCGAGAACAGGTATTCCTCGAAATCACATGGCCGTCCCTTGCAAAGCTGCCCGGAACCTCTGTCGTCACAACCGGAAAGCTCGGAAATACAGCCATTTCCAAGTTGCCATACAGGAATTTCAACGGATTGGATCTGATTGTGAATAATGATTATTGGGGCAACTCCCGTAAAACCAAGTCGCCGACCGTCGGCCCGGTTCAAAAGATCAGGACAGGCCGCACCGAACTGAAGGTGTGGCCCAAAAAATAA